From one Lycium ferocissimum isolate CSIRO_LF1 chromosome 5, AGI_CSIRO_Lferr_CH_V1, whole genome shotgun sequence genomic stretch:
- the LOC132055724 gene encoding uncharacterized protein LOC132055724 isoform X1, translating into MESNEGGDDQEGSGWMQVKKKHRSSSKLSLHGWVGGSSRGTASGNPDSQPSLGVKSEDLKSAVQHSKGSRPCIIDDAVTSVPKEDAVIVHDKCVVSHGSTSVSLGFSTDSNQGISREHPQRNNHEILPKIKWGDLDDRALTSHFGSTVQAEIKFGDIQNHDLLSRKTDQTNDSFVHTTPTDLEQNRLVATTEDGNHQILDSRPLSPKIESVEENYANLKELSSENVNTTAVSPLSRGQCEHTQLENGDTCNSPGKRVKSAAREGPSRVRIPNVKSEEACMEIPEVDSLNQNIQTVVVSQDPELLSPTKGRSGNIGQSVVESSNEEIRNKRVDSIIEDLSKTNSSSIDAEDTGESKERFRQRLWSFLFENLNRAIDELYLLCELECDLEQTKESILVLEEATSDFKELSSRVEEFDRLKKSSSHATDGTPLTMKSNHRRPHALSWEHLLVVSMYIIHTETQQQLRLSLKQVGVRRMTTSPHRAEILASSLEAFRKIQHERASLSATGVEKMGSSCYDHHCGSTSVSETYNEKADKKSCSSESFEKSRKQSNPSQGSFSREKRPVDSGKSASHASRLPPKEGVSTPVSGKNKKDNEKNLKPIDHLKRHYERDKEKRNGSSWRSMDAWKEKRNWEDVLSTPHRVSSRFSHSPGMSRKSAERARTLHDKLMSPEKKKKSAIDLKKEAAEKHARAMRIRTELENERVQKLQRTSEKLNRVSEWQTVRSMKLREVMYARHQRSESRHEAYLAEVVRRAGDESIKVNEVRFITSLNEENKKLILRQKLHDSQLRRAEKLQVLKTKQKEDMAREEAVLERKKLIEAEKLQRLAEIQRKKEEAQVRREEERKASSAAREAKAVEQMRRKEVRAKAQQEEAELLAQKLAERLRESEQRRKIYLEQIRERASMDFRDQSSPFRRSVTKEGQGRSTPMSNCEDNNDNNGFAPEGSMLATTQHSLKRRIKKIRQRLMALKYDCPEPSISMENAGFVYRTAVANARAKIAKWLQELQRLRQARKEGAASFGLITAEIIKFLEGRDAELHASRQAGLVDFIASALPASHTSKPESCQVTVYLLRLLKVVLSAAANKSYFLAQNLLPPIIPMLAAALETYIKNAASSNGTASANLVTCKASTERLELMSEVLDGFLWTAAAIIGHASTDERALQLQDGLIEVVIAYQVIHRLRDLFALYDRPPVEGSPFPSSILLGVNLLAVLTSRFRNMSLVTCKNFPTVSNRRNEKNDIQLAEASDLKSSPLCNSQNDGKLVFTGINGVALCLPDVPEDSPLDEFPKIKEHQAAVNDLSSDKVDSIAASMETVDVLQESASNVTYNNLQTDEKKSQDHSKGHTGGNESVMKPAVKFLLSAISETGLVCLPSMLTAVLLQANNRCSEQQASYVLPSNFEDVATGVLKVLNNLALIDISFIQKMLARPDLKMEFFHLMSFLLSYCTSKWGIATDQIGLLLLESLSLLGYFSLFHPENQAVLRWGKSPTILHKVCDLPFVFFSDPELMPILAGTTVAACFGCDQNKDVIQQELSTDMLLALLKACRSSPPSANSFTVANNPSLDEAGVSAQLGSESKNLQVDVPLKSNRNNQRNARFLSQRGGALPTTRTARIRSLKENKVVKPSEGKGLKSNSSVPESTVAWMLHSRLSTDVLDKAEQFFAAVICNENAEL; encoded by the exons ATGGAGAGCAATGAAGGAGGTGATGATCAAGAAGGTTCTGGATGGATGCAAGTGAAAAAG AAGCACAGAAGCAGTTCAAAGTTATCGCTGCATGGTTGGGTTGGAGGATCATCTCGAGGAACTGCTTCTGGCAATCCAGACAGTCAGCCATCATTGGGTGTAAAAAGTGAGGATCTTAAATCTGCTGTTCAGCATTCAAAAGGAAGTCGCCCTTGTATTATAGATGATGCCGTTACTTCAGTTCCAAAGGAAGATGCAGTAATTGTGCACGATAAATGTGTAGTCAGTCATGGTAGTACTTCTGTTAGTTTAGGTTTTTCAACAGATTCCAATCAAGGAATCAGTCGGGAACATCCTCAAAGAAATAACCATGAAATCCTACCAAAAATCAAGTGGGGTGACTTGGATGATAGAGCTTTAACATCTCATTTTGGAAGTACTGTCCAAGCAGAAATTAAATTTGGTGACATTCAAAATCATGATCTGCTTAGTAGAaaaactgatcaaacaaatgaTTCTTTTGTACACACTACTCCAACTGATCTTGAGCAAAATAGATTGGTTGCAACCACGGAGGATGGAAACCATCAAATTCTCGACTCTCGTCCTCTGTCTCCCAAGATTGAATCTGTTGAAGAGAACTATGCAAATCTGAAGGAGTTATCTTCAGAAAATGTTAATACTACTGCTGTTTCTCCTCTTAGTAGAGGACAATGTGAACATACCCAGCTTGAAAATGGCGACACTTGCAACAGCCCTGGCAAAAGGGTTAAATCTGCTGCCAGAGAAGGGCCTAGCCGGGTAAGGATTCCCAATGTCAAATCTGAAGAGGCTTGCATGGAAATCCCTGAAGTGGATAGTCTTAATCAGAATATACAAACAGTGGTAGTTTCCCAGGATCCTGAATTACTGTCACCTACTAAAGGAAGATCAGGAAACATTGGCCAGTCGGTTGTGGAGTCCTCTAATGAAGAAATTAGGAACAAACGCGTTGATTCCATCATTGAGGATTTATCAAAAACTAATTCGAGCAGTATTGATGCTGAAGACACTGGTGAAAGTAAAGAAAGGTTCAGGCAACGGCTCTGGTCCTTTCTTTTTGAGAATCTTAATCGGGCAATAGATGAACTCTACCTTCTCTGTGAACTGGAATGTGATCTGGAGCAAACAAAAGAGTCTATTCTTGTTCTTGAAGAAGCCACATCTGATTTTAAAGAACTGAGTTCAAGAGTGGAGGAATTTGATAGACTGAAAAAATCCAGTTCTCATGCGACTGACGGAACACCTCTTACCATGAAGTCTAACCATCGCAGACCACATGCTCTGTCATGGGAG CATCTTTTAGTAGTATCAATGTATATCATACACACAGAGACACAACAACAGCTACGCCTTAGTCTCAAACAAGTTGGG GTCCGCCGGATGACAACTTCACCTCACAGGGCAGAAATACTGGCTTCATCTCTCGAAGCTTTTCGAAAAATTCAACATGAAAGAGCTAGTTTGTCAGCTACAGGTGTGGAGAAAATGGGATCTAGTTGTTATGACCATCATTGTGGAAGTACTAGTGTTTCGGAGACGTATAATGAGAAAGCTGACAAAAAAAGCTGTTCCAGTGAATCATTCGAGAAGAGTAGGAAGCAGAGTAATCCTTCTCAGGGAAGTTTCAGTAGAGAGAAGAGGCCTGTTGATTCAGGCAAGTCTGCTTCTCATGCATCTAGATTACCTCCTAAGGAGGGAGTTTCCACACCTGTCAGtggaaagaacaagaaagacaATGAGAAAAATCTAAAGCCTATAGATCATTTGAAAAGACATTATGAAAGAGACAAGGAAAAGCGAAATGGAAGCTCCTGGAGATCAATGGATGCTTGGAAGGAGAAGAGGAACTGGGAAGATGTACTCTCCACTCCACACCGAGTTTCATCTCGCTTCTCACATTCACCTGGCATGAGTAGAAAAAGTGCAGAGCGTGCACGAACTTTGCACGACAAACTAATGTCTcctgagaaaaagaagaagtcaGCAATTGACTTAAAAAAAGAAGCCGCAGAAAAGCATGCTCGTGCGATGAGAATTAGAACTGAACTTGAGAATGAGAGAGTTCAAAAGCTTCAGCGAACATCCGAGAAGCTGAACCGTGTAAGTGAATGGCAAACCGTGCGTAGTATGAAATTGCGAGAGGTAATGTATGCTCGGCACCAGCGTAGTGAATCTCGGCATGAAGCTTACCTAGCTGAAGTTGTAAGAAGGGCAGGTGATGAAAGCATAAAAGTAAATGAAGTTCGATTCATTACTTCACTCAATGAAGAGAACAAAAAGCTCATCTTGCGCCAGAAACTCCATGATTCTCAGTTGAGGAGGGCTGAGAAGCTTCAAGTGCTGAAAACTAAACAGAAAGAAGACATGGCAAGGGAAGAAGCTGTCTTGGAACGCAAGAAACTAATTGAAGCAGAAAAGTTGCAGCGCCTTGCAGAGATACAGAGGAAAAAGGAAGAGGCACAAGTAAGAAGGGAAGAGGAGCGTAAAGCATCAAGTGCCGCACGCGAAGCAAAGGCGGTGGAACAGATGCGGAGAAAGGAGGTTCGAGCCAAAGCTCAACAGGAGGAAGCTGAACTCCTGGCCCAGAAATTAGCTGAAAGACTCAGAGAAAGTGAACAGCGCCGCAAAATTTATCTGGAGCAAATACGGGAAAGAGCTTCAATGGATTTCAGAGATCAGTCTTCACCATTTCGTCGTTCTGTGACTAAGGAGGGCCAAGGTAGATCTACGCCAATGAGTAACTGTGAAGATAATAACGATAACAATGGCTTTGCTCCTGAAGGCTCTATGCTTGCTACAACCCAGCATTCTTTAAAACGAAGGATCAAAAAAATCCGCCAACGACTTATGGCGTTGAAGTATGATTGTCCTGAGCCTTCAATCAGTATGGAAAATGCAGGTTTTGTTTATAGAACTGCAGTGGCAAATGCAAGGGCAAAAATTGCGAAATGGCTTCAAGAACTTCAAAGACTTCGCCAAGCAAGAAAAGAAGGGGCTGCGAGCTTTGGACTAATAACAGCTGAAATAATTAAG TTTTTGGAGGGAAGGGATGCTGAGCTGCATGCTTCTCGTCAAGCTGGTCTGGTTGATTTTATTGCTTCTGCACTTCCCGCATCTCACACGTCAAAACCAGAAAGCTGCCAGGTTACAGTCTACCTTTTAAGGCTTCTGAAAGTTGTGCTTTCAGCGGCTGCAAACAAGTCTTATTTTCTTGCTCAAAATCTACTGCCCCCCATTATCCCGATGTTGGCGGCAGCTCTTGAAACCTACATCAAAAATGCAGCCTCATCAAATGGCACTGCTTCTGCCAACCTGGTCACATGTAAAGCATCGACTGAAAGGTTGGAGTTAATGTCTGAAGTTCTGGACGGTTTCCTTTGGACAGCAGCTGCAATTATTGGTCATGCAAGTACGGATGAACGTGCCCTTCAGCTGCAAGATGGTTTAATCGAGGTTGTAATTGCATACCAAGTTATTCACCGGTTACGGGATCTTTTTGCACTTTATGATAGACCACCTGTAGAAGGTTCTCCTTTCCCTTCATCAATTCTTCTTGGTGTAAATCTGTTGGCAGTCCTTACATCCAGATTCAGAAATATGTCTTTAGTAACATGTAAAAACTTTCCTACTGTATCAAATCGTAGAAATGAAAAGAACGACATCCAACTTGCTGAAGCTTCGGACTTGAAGTCTTCTCCTTTGTGCAATTCCCAAAATGATGGTAAATTGGTATTTACTGGAATAAATGGTGTAGCCTTGTGTTTGCCGGATGTTCCGGAGGATAGCCCCCTGGATGAATTTCCTAAAATAAAAGAACATCAGGCTGCAGTTAATGATCTGAGCTCTGACAAAGTTGACTCAATCGCTGCTAGCATGGAAACTGTAGATGTACTGCAGGAATCCGCAAGCAACGTGACGTACAATAACCTTCAGACAGACGAGAAAAAATCTCAAGATCACAGTAAAGGTCATACTGGTGGAAATGAATCAGTGATGAAGCCGGCTGTCAAGTTTCTTCTTTCTGCCATATCTGAGACTGGCTTAGTTTGTCTTCCATCCATGTTGACAGCTGTACTATTACAGGCTAATAATAGATGTTCTGAACAGCAG GCCTCCTATGTCCTTCCATCCAATTTTGAAGATGTGGCAACTGGTGTATTGAAGGTGTTGAACAATTTAGCATTAATTGACATATCCTTTATCCAGAAGATGCTA GCCCGACCAGATCTGAAGATGGAATTTTTTCACTTGATgagttttcttctctcttaTTGCACAAGCAAGTGGGGCATAGCAACTGACCAG ATCGGTTTGCTGCTGCTAGAATCATTGTCGCTTCTTGGTTATTTTTCATTGTTCCATCCTGAAAACCAAGCTGTTCTTCGATGGGGAAAGAGCCCTACTATTCTTCACAAG GTATGCGACCTTCCCTTTGTGTTCTTTAGTGATCCTGAGCTAATGCCAATCTTGGCGGGCACCACGGTTGCTGCCTGCTTTGGGTGTGATCAGAACAAGGATGTCATTCAGCAAGAACTCAGCACCGATATGCTCCTTGCTTTGCTGAAAGCTTGTAGAAGTAGTCCTCCATCTGCTAATTCTTTTACAGTAGCTAATAATCCATCACTAGATGAGGCTGGTGTATCTGCTCAGCTGGGTTCTGAATCTAAAAACCTTCAAGTTGATGTTCCACTGAAGTCAAACCGCAACAATCAACGCAATGCTCGGTTCCTTTCCCAGAGAGGCGGTGCATTGCCGACTACTAGAACTGCCAGGATCCGAAGCTTAAAAGAGAACAAAGTGGTGAAGCCTTCTGAAGGCAAAGGTCTGAAGAGCAATTCATCTGTGCCTGAAAGCACTGTTGCATGGATGTTGCATTCTAGACTATCTACTGACGTACTTGATAAAGCAGAGCAGTTTTTTGCTGCAGTCATCTGCAATGAGAATGCAGAATTATGA
- the LOC132055724 gene encoding uncharacterized protein LOC132055724 isoform X2: protein MCELLVQKHRSSSKLSLHGWVGGSSRGTASGNPDSQPSLGVKSEDLKSAVQHSKGSRPCIIDDAVTSVPKEDAVIVHDKCVVSHGSTSVSLGFSTDSNQGISREHPQRNNHEILPKIKWGDLDDRALTSHFGSTVQAEIKFGDIQNHDLLSRKTDQTNDSFVHTTPTDLEQNRLVATTEDGNHQILDSRPLSPKIESVEENYANLKELSSENVNTTAVSPLSRGQCEHTQLENGDTCNSPGKRVKSAAREGPSRVRIPNVKSEEACMEIPEVDSLNQNIQTVVVSQDPELLSPTKGRSGNIGQSVVESSNEEIRNKRVDSIIEDLSKTNSSSIDAEDTGESKERFRQRLWSFLFENLNRAIDELYLLCELECDLEQTKESILVLEEATSDFKELSSRVEEFDRLKKSSSHATDGTPLTMKSNHRRPHALSWEHLLVVSMYIIHTETQQQLRLSLKQVGVRRMTTSPHRAEILASSLEAFRKIQHERASLSATGVEKMGSSCYDHHCGSTSVSETYNEKADKKSCSSESFEKSRKQSNPSQGSFSREKRPVDSGKSASHASRLPPKEGVSTPVSGKNKKDNEKNLKPIDHLKRHYERDKEKRNGSSWRSMDAWKEKRNWEDVLSTPHRVSSRFSHSPGMSRKSAERARTLHDKLMSPEKKKKSAIDLKKEAAEKHARAMRIRTELENERVQKLQRTSEKLNRVSEWQTVRSMKLREVMYARHQRSESRHEAYLAEVVRRAGDESIKVNEVRFITSLNEENKKLILRQKLHDSQLRRAEKLQVLKTKQKEDMAREEAVLERKKLIEAEKLQRLAEIQRKKEEAQVRREEERKASSAAREAKAVEQMRRKEVRAKAQQEEAELLAQKLAERLRESEQRRKIYLEQIRERASMDFRDQSSPFRRSVTKEGQGRSTPMSNCEDNNDNNGFAPEGSMLATTQHSLKRRIKKIRQRLMALKYDCPEPSISMENAGFVYRTAVANARAKIAKWLQELQRLRQARKEGAASFGLITAEIIKFLEGRDAELHASRQAGLVDFIASALPASHTSKPESCQVTVYLLRLLKVVLSAAANKSYFLAQNLLPPIIPMLAAALETYIKNAASSNGTASANLVTCKASTERLELMSEVLDGFLWTAAAIIGHASTDERALQLQDGLIEVVIAYQVIHRLRDLFALYDRPPVEGSPFPSSILLGVNLLAVLTSRFRNMSLVTCKNFPTVSNRRNEKNDIQLAEASDLKSSPLCNSQNDGKLVFTGINGVALCLPDVPEDSPLDEFPKIKEHQAAVNDLSSDKVDSIAASMETVDVLQESASNVTYNNLQTDEKKSQDHSKGHTGGNESVMKPAVKFLLSAISETGLVCLPSMLTAVLLQANNRCSEQQASYVLPSNFEDVATGVLKVLNNLALIDISFIQKMLARPDLKMEFFHLMSFLLSYCTSKWGIATDQIGLLLLESLSLLGYFSLFHPENQAVLRWGKSPTILHKVCDLPFVFFSDPELMPILAGTTVAACFGCDQNKDVIQQELSTDMLLALLKACRSSPPSANSFTVANNPSLDEAGVSAQLGSESKNLQVDVPLKSNRNNQRNARFLSQRGGALPTTRTARIRSLKENKVVKPSEGKGLKSNSSVPESTVAWMLHSRLSTDVLDKAEQFFAAVICNENAEL from the exons ATGTGTGAACTTCTTGTGCAGAAGCACAGAAGCAGTTCAAAGTTATCGCTGCATGGTTGGGTTGGAGGATCATCTCGAGGAACTGCTTCTGGCAATCCAGACAGTCAGCCATCATTGGGTGTAAAAAGTGAGGATCTTAAATCTGCTGTTCAGCATTCAAAAGGAAGTCGCCCTTGTATTATAGATGATGCCGTTACTTCAGTTCCAAAGGAAGATGCAGTAATTGTGCACGATAAATGTGTAGTCAGTCATGGTAGTACTTCTGTTAGTTTAGGTTTTTCAACAGATTCCAATCAAGGAATCAGTCGGGAACATCCTCAAAGAAATAACCATGAAATCCTACCAAAAATCAAGTGGGGTGACTTGGATGATAGAGCTTTAACATCTCATTTTGGAAGTACTGTCCAAGCAGAAATTAAATTTGGTGACATTCAAAATCATGATCTGCTTAGTAGAaaaactgatcaaacaaatgaTTCTTTTGTACACACTACTCCAACTGATCTTGAGCAAAATAGATTGGTTGCAACCACGGAGGATGGAAACCATCAAATTCTCGACTCTCGTCCTCTGTCTCCCAAGATTGAATCTGTTGAAGAGAACTATGCAAATCTGAAGGAGTTATCTTCAGAAAATGTTAATACTACTGCTGTTTCTCCTCTTAGTAGAGGACAATGTGAACATACCCAGCTTGAAAATGGCGACACTTGCAACAGCCCTGGCAAAAGGGTTAAATCTGCTGCCAGAGAAGGGCCTAGCCGGGTAAGGATTCCCAATGTCAAATCTGAAGAGGCTTGCATGGAAATCCCTGAAGTGGATAGTCTTAATCAGAATATACAAACAGTGGTAGTTTCCCAGGATCCTGAATTACTGTCACCTACTAAAGGAAGATCAGGAAACATTGGCCAGTCGGTTGTGGAGTCCTCTAATGAAGAAATTAGGAACAAACGCGTTGATTCCATCATTGAGGATTTATCAAAAACTAATTCGAGCAGTATTGATGCTGAAGACACTGGTGAAAGTAAAGAAAGGTTCAGGCAACGGCTCTGGTCCTTTCTTTTTGAGAATCTTAATCGGGCAATAGATGAACTCTACCTTCTCTGTGAACTGGAATGTGATCTGGAGCAAACAAAAGAGTCTATTCTTGTTCTTGAAGAAGCCACATCTGATTTTAAAGAACTGAGTTCAAGAGTGGAGGAATTTGATAGACTGAAAAAATCCAGTTCTCATGCGACTGACGGAACACCTCTTACCATGAAGTCTAACCATCGCAGACCACATGCTCTGTCATGGGAG CATCTTTTAGTAGTATCAATGTATATCATACACACAGAGACACAACAACAGCTACGCCTTAGTCTCAAACAAGTTGGG GTCCGCCGGATGACAACTTCACCTCACAGGGCAGAAATACTGGCTTCATCTCTCGAAGCTTTTCGAAAAATTCAACATGAAAGAGCTAGTTTGTCAGCTACAGGTGTGGAGAAAATGGGATCTAGTTGTTATGACCATCATTGTGGAAGTACTAGTGTTTCGGAGACGTATAATGAGAAAGCTGACAAAAAAAGCTGTTCCAGTGAATCATTCGAGAAGAGTAGGAAGCAGAGTAATCCTTCTCAGGGAAGTTTCAGTAGAGAGAAGAGGCCTGTTGATTCAGGCAAGTCTGCTTCTCATGCATCTAGATTACCTCCTAAGGAGGGAGTTTCCACACCTGTCAGtggaaagaacaagaaagacaATGAGAAAAATCTAAAGCCTATAGATCATTTGAAAAGACATTATGAAAGAGACAAGGAAAAGCGAAATGGAAGCTCCTGGAGATCAATGGATGCTTGGAAGGAGAAGAGGAACTGGGAAGATGTACTCTCCACTCCACACCGAGTTTCATCTCGCTTCTCACATTCACCTGGCATGAGTAGAAAAAGTGCAGAGCGTGCACGAACTTTGCACGACAAACTAATGTCTcctgagaaaaagaagaagtcaGCAATTGACTTAAAAAAAGAAGCCGCAGAAAAGCATGCTCGTGCGATGAGAATTAGAACTGAACTTGAGAATGAGAGAGTTCAAAAGCTTCAGCGAACATCCGAGAAGCTGAACCGTGTAAGTGAATGGCAAACCGTGCGTAGTATGAAATTGCGAGAGGTAATGTATGCTCGGCACCAGCGTAGTGAATCTCGGCATGAAGCTTACCTAGCTGAAGTTGTAAGAAGGGCAGGTGATGAAAGCATAAAAGTAAATGAAGTTCGATTCATTACTTCACTCAATGAAGAGAACAAAAAGCTCATCTTGCGCCAGAAACTCCATGATTCTCAGTTGAGGAGGGCTGAGAAGCTTCAAGTGCTGAAAACTAAACAGAAAGAAGACATGGCAAGGGAAGAAGCTGTCTTGGAACGCAAGAAACTAATTGAAGCAGAAAAGTTGCAGCGCCTTGCAGAGATACAGAGGAAAAAGGAAGAGGCACAAGTAAGAAGGGAAGAGGAGCGTAAAGCATCAAGTGCCGCACGCGAAGCAAAGGCGGTGGAACAGATGCGGAGAAAGGAGGTTCGAGCCAAAGCTCAACAGGAGGAAGCTGAACTCCTGGCCCAGAAATTAGCTGAAAGACTCAGAGAAAGTGAACAGCGCCGCAAAATTTATCTGGAGCAAATACGGGAAAGAGCTTCAATGGATTTCAGAGATCAGTCTTCACCATTTCGTCGTTCTGTGACTAAGGAGGGCCAAGGTAGATCTACGCCAATGAGTAACTGTGAAGATAATAACGATAACAATGGCTTTGCTCCTGAAGGCTCTATGCTTGCTACAACCCAGCATTCTTTAAAACGAAGGATCAAAAAAATCCGCCAACGACTTATGGCGTTGAAGTATGATTGTCCTGAGCCTTCAATCAGTATGGAAAATGCAGGTTTTGTTTATAGAACTGCAGTGGCAAATGCAAGGGCAAAAATTGCGAAATGGCTTCAAGAACTTCAAAGACTTCGCCAAGCAAGAAAAGAAGGGGCTGCGAGCTTTGGACTAATAACAGCTGAAATAATTAAG TTTTTGGAGGGAAGGGATGCTGAGCTGCATGCTTCTCGTCAAGCTGGTCTGGTTGATTTTATTGCTTCTGCACTTCCCGCATCTCACACGTCAAAACCAGAAAGCTGCCAGGTTACAGTCTACCTTTTAAGGCTTCTGAAAGTTGTGCTTTCAGCGGCTGCAAACAAGTCTTATTTTCTTGCTCAAAATCTACTGCCCCCCATTATCCCGATGTTGGCGGCAGCTCTTGAAACCTACATCAAAAATGCAGCCTCATCAAATGGCACTGCTTCTGCCAACCTGGTCACATGTAAAGCATCGACTGAAAGGTTGGAGTTAATGTCTGAAGTTCTGGACGGTTTCCTTTGGACAGCAGCTGCAATTATTGGTCATGCAAGTACGGATGAACGTGCCCTTCAGCTGCAAGATGGTTTAATCGAGGTTGTAATTGCATACCAAGTTATTCACCGGTTACGGGATCTTTTTGCACTTTATGATAGACCACCTGTAGAAGGTTCTCCTTTCCCTTCATCAATTCTTCTTGGTGTAAATCTGTTGGCAGTCCTTACATCCAGATTCAGAAATATGTCTTTAGTAACATGTAAAAACTTTCCTACTGTATCAAATCGTAGAAATGAAAAGAACGACATCCAACTTGCTGAAGCTTCGGACTTGAAGTCTTCTCCTTTGTGCAATTCCCAAAATGATGGTAAATTGGTATTTACTGGAATAAATGGTGTAGCCTTGTGTTTGCCGGATGTTCCGGAGGATAGCCCCCTGGATGAATTTCCTAAAATAAAAGAACATCAGGCTGCAGTTAATGATCTGAGCTCTGACAAAGTTGACTCAATCGCTGCTAGCATGGAAACTGTAGATGTACTGCAGGAATCCGCAAGCAACGTGACGTACAATAACCTTCAGACAGACGAGAAAAAATCTCAAGATCACAGTAAAGGTCATACTGGTGGAAATGAATCAGTGATGAAGCCGGCTGTCAAGTTTCTTCTTTCTGCCATATCTGAGACTGGCTTAGTTTGTCTTCCATCCATGTTGACAGCTGTACTATTACAGGCTAATAATAGATGTTCTGAACAGCAG GCCTCCTATGTCCTTCCATCCAATTTTGAAGATGTGGCAACTGGTGTATTGAAGGTGTTGAACAATTTAGCATTAATTGACATATCCTTTATCCAGAAGATGCTA GCCCGACCAGATCTGAAGATGGAATTTTTTCACTTGATgagttttcttctctcttaTTGCACAAGCAAGTGGGGCATAGCAACTGACCAG ATCGGTTTGCTGCTGCTAGAATCATTGTCGCTTCTTGGTTATTTTTCATTGTTCCATCCTGAAAACCAAGCTGTTCTTCGATGGGGAAAGAGCCCTACTATTCTTCACAAG GTATGCGACCTTCCCTTTGTGTTCTTTAGTGATCCTGAGCTAATGCCAATCTTGGCGGGCACCACGGTTGCTGCCTGCTTTGGGTGTGATCAGAACAAGGATGTCATTCAGCAAGAACTCAGCACCGATATGCTCCTTGCTTTGCTGAAAGCTTGTAGAAGTAGTCCTCCATCTGCTAATTCTTTTACAGTAGCTAATAATCCATCACTAGATGAGGCTGGTGTATCTGCTCAGCTGGGTTCTGAATCTAAAAACCTTCAAGTTGATGTTCCACTGAAGTCAAACCGCAACAATCAACGCAATGCTCGGTTCCTTTCCCAGAGAGGCGGTGCATTGCCGACTACTAGAACTGCCAGGATCCGAAGCTTAAAAGAGAACAAAGTGGTGAAGCCTTCTGAAGGCAAAGGTCTGAAGAGCAATTCATCTGTGCCTGAAAGCACTGTTGCATGGATGTTGCATTCTAGACTATCTACTGACGTACTTGATAAAGCAGAGCAGTTTTTTGCTGCAGTCATCTGCAATGAGAATGCAGAATTATGA